ATATTTATGGTAACTTTACTACAACGCTGAATTCCCAACTGCATATGTGCAGAAAGTTTCCAGAGAATATTTCATTCCGTCTTCTGTAGGGTGCACGCGTGTACACACTGATTTCTGGGTATGCCGCTATTtgatttccttcttaaaaaaaaaggcttctacTACTAAGAGGAGGGTAGGATTTCAAATATAACTTTGCTATCAGAGAGGTTGCAGAACATCCACCCTTGGAGACGTTCAAGAACAGGACAGGGTCCTAGGCAACTGGCTCTATGTGGCTCTCCATGACtctcagaggtcccttccaacctcaaccattctgcgATTATGTGAAACCCCAACTGATTAGTGTGCAGAAAGAATATCTAGTCACTACGTGACCTTCAGCATAAAGATTTTTACTTAATAGCTCCATCTAATTCTGTTTCTATAGTTTAACAACTCGTCACCGTGGAAGATGAAGAGTACTCATTTTCTCAAATGAATGAGATAAAAGCTAAATTGAATCATACTTACGATCATTTTTAAAGTGAGTCTGTAATAATCCCAAGATCCTCTctacttctttttctgtagcttcCTGATGAGactcctccattttttttagcTGGAAGAAAGAATCATAATTTCATCTAATATAACTGCTGTTATAAGACAAGAATAAGAAATGGTTCTTGTATGAACGtgttatgtaaaagaaaattctctttgTGCCACACATGCAGTGACAGACACTAATGCGAACTTGAGACAACTTATGAAGTGCTTTGGGAATAAAGTTCACATTGTAAAATATCAAACTGAAAGGTCACAGTTTATATGGTTTGAGCTTATTTATAGGTCTACTCTTCTATTTTCAAACAGTTCTGTGGAACTGAGGCACTAAGTCAGCCCTAGCACAGCTTGAGAGTTTAATAAATAAGTTTGTTTATACAGAAAGACAggttctgttgctgttgttgcttttttgtttgttttgtttctcccccCAGAAAAGGCACCTAAGTTTTCACGTTGCCCTGGTTTTGTCTGGAAGTTTACCTACTCCTTGCCTCCCCCATGCAAAGCACATCAGAGCAAATAAACTCGTGCACTTGTCTTGGTCTCTTCTCATGATGATTACTGTTCCAGGCACTTCACTCTGGAACATGGCCAACGATGCAAGTGGATAGGTAGGCAAACATCTATCATTTATCATAtttatcatttccttttctatttatCAATTCAACTTCTTTCCCCTTCAAGATGTATCAACATCTTAGATTATCAGAGTTGCGAAATCTCAGTAAGCTGGGAATTCTCATTCTTCGTGAGACATTTATCATCATCTTCCCCTCTTAAAACTGATGGAAACACTACCACACACTACCAAGATctttctctgctgcattttgtCACAGTTCTGCAGGTACGACAGGGCATTTTACACCTCTTGATAAGTAGTAATGCCATACAATTCATTAATAAAAGGTAACTGTTCACAAACCTGAGCAGGCATTGCCCGTTTTagttctcctcctgcagcctttttctgcctctcaATCCGTTGCCTTGGTACAGGAGGATCAGACTTGAAAGATCCCAAcctaaacagaataaaaagagcatacatatgaaaaatgatttttaaaaaatagaccTTGTATAAAAAGAGATGGACTCAGGAAAAtgttgtttggcttttttttttttttttcctggaaatgagTACTatgctttaattatttaaaatgaacatttttctaatatttgcACACCTTCCATCACAAGCAGATCACCATTATTTAAGACATCAAAATGCAACTAATGAGAcgggaaataaaacaaagtcaGTTGTAGTCAGTTTTGTCTCAAGATCATAAAAATTACTAGAACATTTTATACTTACTTAGAGTTGAgataaagaaacataaatttGAAATATCTCAAGTAGCGATCCAACATCAAGTATCAGACACTGTACGATCACATTATTGTATCCAGCAAATTTCTTAAAGTTAGGGAGTGGAAGAAGCGCAGAAGCATAGACAACTGCATAATATTCTGCCAACTCTACTGCTGCTAATTTACTAAAACTAGATCCTGCCATTGTAGGCTGAGTTTGAGACTGGAATTGAAGTGTTGGCTATAAGCCAAATGACTAATGGTCATTTCACAGCAGCTAAAAAGTCCTACTAAAGAGATTGCCTAAAGcataaaaaagagagatgacACTGATCCTACTgccctggtttcagttaggacagagttatttttcctcctagtagctggtagggtgctatgttttggattaggatgagaagagtgctgataacatgctgatgttttaattgttgcagagcactgcttacaccaagccaaggacttttcagctcctcgctctgtcctgccagcgggcaggctgggggtgcagcaagagctgggaggggacaaacccaggacagctgacccaaactggccaaagggttATTCCAtaattccataccatctgacggcatgctgaacaatagataggggtggctagccagggtggggggccggaTGCtcagggatgggctgggcatcggtcagcgggtggtgagaaattgcattgtgcatcacttgtttcgtacacgctattattatttcctatcttaataaactgtctttatctcaactcacaggcttcactttcccatttctctcccccatcccagagagggaggggggaggtaagcgaacggctgtgtggtgtttagctgctggccgggttaaaccacaacacctaCGAATGGCCACCCAAAAGTAATCAGGTGGTTTCTCTTCTGaaggaacagcaaaaataaaggtTCCTCAATTTGTACTTCTGCCTGCAGCTTGtacagggagggaaaagagagagaagagtcgtctttcaaaggaaagagagaCACTTACATCTTCTGGTTTTAGTTTGAGACTGATAAATCGGACGTGCCTTGCTACCCCTGCTATACAGATATGATATTTTTGTATCCAAACCAAAAACAGTATCAAACACGTATGACAAATCTTGAAGATAAGGAATTCAACATAGCAGAACAGAGGCCATGTAGATGTTCTTGTAAACACTTTATGATCGGAGATTAAACTCTACTCAAGACCAGGGCATTAAAGGCAAGAAATTTGGTTTTTAGAATGAACACCAATTAGGGCCATtagcctgtgctgcagcataTACTATTTCCTTAAATAAACTTACATGTAGTGAAAAGAAGGTGCTCTTCTGAAgtacttttctgcttcttctcccAGCTTATGCCAGGCATTACTAGGTAAATAGCCAGCTGAAATGTTCTCGGTATCGCTATCATTTCCATCGACTTCGATACGATTTATACCCATGAATGTtagctacaaaagaaaaaaaatgcaatgaaaattcaCTTCAGGAAAGATGAGCAGACAGATTAATGGTAAAATCCTGTATTATGATGTCTGTCCTGCTAAATTAGTATTTAATATCACTGTATAACAAATGAACCTTGGCTTTCCTGAAGatagtgaaaacagaaaaatacattcagacTTGTGACAAATACAAGAGTTACACCGTCTGATATTTTATTCCCTTTGATTAAAGGAAGTTAAATCCCTAAATTtagataaattttaaataaactaagTGACAAAATCCAGTATTAGTATTTAGCaatgtattattttcatatagAAGCGAATGACTTGTAGTTCTTCACagttcttcaaaacagaaacaccaTGTAATAGAATTGCATGGACCACAAGAAAACGGTGATCTCATTTCAAGAGATCTTAAGCTTTCAGATATGCATCAGTCTTACATTTTCCAATATTTCACTAGAACCAAAGAAATGCATTCCCCTCCCTCAATTAATCTGTTTCTTATATTACAGATGACAACAGAAGCTAGAGAATATTCATAGCATTTCATGTTTTGAAGAGTGTTTCAGTGCTATTGTGAATCCACTCTTCCATCCATCCACAATAAAAGCAGTCAATCATGGCATGGCTAAATGTCCAAATAACACAAAGTCCCATCCCACGAGTCACAAAGGACCCTGAAAACTTcatccaaaaacaaacaaagcattgGGCAAGATAAAGACACTAGTTAACTAATGTGTAACTACTGAACATGGTCAAAAAAGCATATAAGACTATCACAAGAGCACAAACTGACAAAACTGTGATGAAGTAGCAGGGGGAAAGGAGATGCCTACATCTGCAAGTTGAGATTTTCCCCTATGCAAATTGGAAATGCTGAATACACGAtacatgatttaaaataaaactaaccaGAAAGTTAATCAAAGAAATTTATGGGAAGACTTAAATTATATCAGAACTGTAAGGTACTGCCTGACAATcttttatgattctataacaAAAAGGGTAAACCTCTAGCAAAACCGTTAGCAAATTCTGAGTCTGGAACTTACCAAGTCTTCTGCAAACGTTAGCGAATCAAATGTTGTCATCTCTGAGCGCAACTCATTagctttctcctttcctagATTTGATGCTAAGACGAGAAATTGGGCATCCAGCGCAGCCTCTCGTGCACAAGAAActgttacagaagaaaaaggctgtATATTAATAACATGTCATTACCAGAAACAATTAAATTTAGCACACAAAGCTCTATACCCAGGATACTCTGTAAATAATCTTATTGCTATGAGCTCTAGTGCAATTACTTACAGAATACTCATATTtccgtaaaaaaaaaaaaaaaaaaaaaaaggtagaggATAAGCCTGGCAAAGGCAAGCACGAACAACTAACGTTATCTTGAAGAATAAAGTGTGTATTTCATTGacatgtttttgtttccctCCAAGTGAAACAAGCCTACCTACGCTAAAATCTTGGGTACTGCTTGTGTACATTTTCCTAGAAAGTCAAGATAAAGCAAGAAGCATTTCTAACtgcaaataaacattaaaaaagaagaacattAAATATCGCCTTATTCAAACAATTCCTCTTCAGCTTACCTATTTCAAGttatacattaatatttatgcTGAAGTACTTGGATAAAAACTTCATCTTCTTGCCATTTTGTTTATTAAGGCGTCATTTACTCACACTTGACTGTCAAGCATTCACCTCTAACAAGGACTACAGAATTTGTTTTACCTCCACTGAACAGTTTATTGGCTTCTTCCAAGGCTTCTGTCAGTCTGTTGCTTTTTGAACTCAGCATATCCTCACGATTTTCTAGGTGGAAAGGACGCAAATGAAATCCTAAATTACTTAAAGATGGAAGCATCAAGAAATACATCCTCCTTACTCAAAACTGTCTTGtttgaattaatttataaataacagATATGGAATATAGTCATACATGCATTGCAAGATTTTTATAGTCTCTGTTCTTACTAATGATAATGTATTAGATTGGTTTGGAGGggtaattttccatttacttcaaTGGAATATGATTCACGTGGCTGAATTTATGCAGAATTTCACCACtccaaaattcatttcattacAAGCTCAAAACCTGGTAGATCCGATTCCTGTTAGTCCCAGTCAAATATCTATACCTGTGCCAAAGCAGCCACCAGGTGCTGTAGTTTTCTTTGTGTCATTCACGTTACACATGCACATTAATCAGggactttcaggaaaaaaaacaaatgaagaacaaatgcaaaaatggtGATTTCTGAAGATCACTGGGCAAAATGACTTATGTGTAACGGTACAAGTACGATTTAACAGGGCTTTCAGACGTCCAGTTCTCAACAGCTACACACATTCCTTTAAGAACGTACTAAACGCATGGTCataatgctgttgtttttcttacacAAGCACACTGGACCATCCGTAAACTGTGCTGTATTCTCTTAGAAAACAACCCTACAAACGTAGCGAGCCTGCAGAAGCCAACACCACATCCTCCTAAACCTGGCAGTGCCTCCTCGAGCACCCGCTGCCacacttcagagagaaaagggCCATAATGTGTCTCCACACACACGGATTTTAGACATGTAACATATAACCCCTGCACATGGAAGCGGCAGAAACCCATCCTCCCTTGTGTAAACCCCCCAGCGCTCCCCGGCAGGCCCCTTGCCAGGGCCCTGATGGCTcgggggggtcccagccccgGCGCTCGCCCCCCGCTCACGCTGCACGCTGCAGATCAGCTCCCGGTACTGGTTGCGGATCATCCTCCTGCTGCGCTCGTCCTCGCGGCCCTCCGACTCccgcagcccctctcctccctcctcttcctcctcctcctcgtcttCCCCGACGGCCGGCGGCCAGCCCAGCCCGCCGGAGAGCCGCCGCTGCCTGCGCTGCGACGCGGAGCCGTTGTGGGAGTCGGGGGGCAGCGAGAGGCGGCTGGAGCCCGAGCCGGAACTCCGCCGGGAGGGCAGCTCGCCGCTTCCGCCCGCCTCCGACATCGCCGCCCGCTGCTCGCTGCCCCGGGGCCGGGAGAGCGGCCACAGCGGCCGCGGGGCAGGGGCCGAGCCCTGCAGCGCCGGGACCGGCTGCGATGgcgccgcggcggggcggggccgcgggcggcggcggcaaATGGCGGCCGCGGCTCGAGCTTGAGGGAGCAACGGGCGGCGGCGGCTTCCCGCCCCTCGCTGGTTCACTGACAGAGCGGCACCAGGGCCGGCATGGCCCCGGCAGGGGGCGCCGCCTGCACGGCGATGCGGCCCCGAATGGCGGCGGCTCCGCGGCCGGCTGGGAGAGGCGGCACCTGCCCGTCAGCTCGGAGGGAGGGCTCCGAGCGTTCACTGGGGTTAGGGGTGGGAAGCTGTGGTAAATAAATCCGTGGTAAACAGCGAACGGGTGGGAAGCCGTGGTAAATACCAGCAGATCGCATCTGCTTTCAGGCTTCTCTGACATCTGAGGGCAGATGAGGTAAAAAACGCAGGCAAAGGGATCAGGCACCTGACTGGGCATCTCCGTTAcacacatcacagaatcacagaatcatctaggttgggagagacctccaagatcaccgagtccaacctctgacctaacactaacaagtcctccactaaaccatatcactaagctctacgtctaaacgtcttttaaagacctccagggatggggacccAAACactccaatgcctaacaaccctttccgtaaagaagttcttccgaatatccaacctaaacctctccagcacaactttagcccattccccctcatcttgtcaccaggcacgtgggagaatagaccaataTAATACACACAGATTAATTAGTCATTAAGTAAGGGTCTGTGCTCCGGCACATACATTAACAAATGTCTGCTCTGAAGTGGAGCAGACTGGTAAGTTGGCTGATCAGGAGCAGTAGCATTGTTTATACAAAAGACACCAAAGTTAGATGTGAGAACCTGTGTTATTAATTTACCAGGCTGGAAGAAATATTACcgtctgtatttttaaatgacccAAAACCAAGCATTACAAGTCTAGAAAATTCAgctatattaaaattttaatttaatgatgAGCAGTTTATATTACAGACCAAAcccatattttaatatataatttcacCTCTCTCATTCCATTCTTCTCCCTGTACCAGCATCATTAGAGATGAGCTTAGTGTGATGCCGGATCTGGCTTCCACTTAGGAGCAGTGGGCCAACTAATGGGCACTCTTTTCTCATACTTGACCAAAACCAGCGGAACTGTTGTTaaataccggttgttcaggaaCTGTGCTGATCCGTGCAACTGGATTGCCCACCACAATAAATCCCTTGTGTGAATCCATTGACTGCAACAAAGCTATCATAAAGGGTGACTTTAACCAAAAACATTGTTTCAAAGGCAACAGATGCCAcaacattttgtctttttaaaatgcttaccCTATATAATTTGACACAGAAATTCCAGATTAGAAGAGTTTTATTATAATACACGGTTAGAGTAACAACACTGAACATTAAAAGTTGACTTTTAAGAACTTTGTTAAGTGTAAGCATATGCCTTTCCTTTGCAAGGAACCTAGGAATGTATTTGTAGTTTTCTCTGCTTAGAAGTTCAGATTAATCctgcaaaatataaatagatTTCACAGTACTTCATTATGTGATTAATACTATTGTGTTGctctaattttgtttttcaatgcaAAAAGGTCAAATTATAGTTTGGACTACTAAACAATTTTCTATTCTTTGTGTGACTGTCAAATTTGTGTCTCAAGTTGATTATGAGCAATACGCTTTTAGACCCTAACGCAAAAAGTCTCACGAGAGGATCCAAACAAGACTGGGGCCCATTGTACAGTGCAATGCACAAATAGTAAGAAATTTTCCCTATTCCAAGGACTTTGAAATGCAGggcaaaatgcaaaatgctgagGTGGGTGCAAGGCCCGGTGAAAGGTTTGGTACAAGGTGGAGGGTTCAGTGCCTTGCTGAGGAAATGGGGTTGTATCCAGTCTCACACAAACACTAATCTTGTTTCTGAAGATGATGCTTGCTTTCTTGAAATCCATGTTTGACCTTTCCTGGTGCTTAGACAAGCAGGGCCTTTTACTCATTGGGTACAAGAGCAAAATATCCCACAAGCTGTTCTTTGTCTCAAATATACAATAAAATGGCAAAGCGCTCTAAAAGAGGCAACCCACATTAACCAAAAATTAAACACTAAAAAGCAGAATAGCACAACAAACACTGCACAGCATACAAATTCACTTCTAAAAAGAATATTGTGCGCTATAAAATGATTTCAACAATTACCATCACAGTCCTTCAGCAGCTTGTATTTACATGGGAAGAAAGACCTCTCCGCGTGGATCAGTGAAGTGCAATGTGAAATCAGTTGTCAGTTTCATCACAAAAACCTCTTTCACTGAAGCTACATATGTCACTTGGGAGTGgtaggaggagaggagaagccTACTGCTGTTCTCCGTGCGGACCAGTCTGTCACAGCACATGCTACGCAGCTATGTGTGAGACAGAAGGTGGATGCTACTCCTTATTCCTATTCCACGTTCTTGTTGCAGAGTATGAACTGGTGGTTTCAGACAGCTTAATCAAGTATCGTCCCCTCTTGGGTCATTTAGAGAAACCAAATATGCGAGCACTGAGCAGAAAGGTATAACTGCATTCTTTTGCAAGAAGACAGCGTTTCAGGAGTGGAAGTGTCAGCCAGCACAAACCTCAGAGTGTTGTCTCATGACTAGAGAGTGACACAGGGCTATGTGGCTGGTAAGAACTGAACTCTGGAATTCTTCAACTGAATTCCAGTTCTGAGCACTGGATGTTTTGTATATATCATGGTACAGCCGCTCAAATGGATGCTGTATTTCAGCAAGCAATTGGCAGTCTCCGTTGTCACCAACTACAGagaaataatgttatttcttGTGGTGCTGCAAAGTTAATTACCAGTGGTGGTGACTGTGCATCTCAGGAGCTGCCCAGCATGCAGGTGCTCATCTAGAGCCCATAAACTCTGGACCCACCACCATTAGATTTAGTAACAAATCTAATTATTTGCCCAGTTCTAGAAGATTGGTCTTCTGGTACAAAGATCCCCAATCTGCCTGCAGGTGTTTCCAAGACTTAATggaaaaaagacacattttaaaacGTGACAGCTTTGTTTCTGCCTGGGAGTGCTGCATATGATACTAAAGCATAAACTTTTTACATTTCCCTTGAATACACCAAAATAAATGCTACTGTTCAGGATGAAGAGACGAAGTAAGAAACTCGTTATTTAAGAGAATTGCAACACTGGACCTGTTGCACAGTCACAGCTGTTTCTGACATAAAGATAATCCTGGTAATCTGAAATGGGTCCTAGACTAATTGAAAacaccagaaataaaacatctgagGTACTTGCCTGTCAGGTGCCAGCTCTGCAAGCAAATACAAatgaggagaaatttcttttacGCAGAAGTGTATGTTTATATACTTGGTTTTTGCAGAAGCTTTTCTTTCCGTATTTACCGATAATCCCGTGGGAGGTAAAAATCTGGCACCAGATATTCTTTCAGCACAGTGGATTAGGTTACAGCCCGTCACATCACAGTATACGTTGTGCCAGTCTAAGAAGTTATTTCCAGAGGAACAATTATTAATAGAACTCTGAAAAACATGTGGGACCCAATCTGGTGGgatgttggggaaaaaaaaatgggcaggATCAGACCCTTATAGGCCCCAGGAACTCCTTCTGTttaaggatttctttttaacGATTTGGAATGTTTCATTAAGTGACACACTGCCACGGGGTTGCTACGACAACCTGCGAGAGTCACCCTGGCACAGGCAAAAATGCTCAAAACCTTCCATTATTTCCCTGTACTCAAATAGCAATGTAttttaggaaaattaaaaaaaaaaaaaaagagagaaagaaagaaagaaaaaagaaagaaagaaaaaacaatctttgCAAGGAGCAGAAAGCATATACCTACATTAATGATGCATCAGAGCAGAGAATAGCCAGACAGCTGCTGCCTTGGTGGTCCAtccaatacatttttaatggaggaacaaaggaattaaaagcaaatgcagaacaggtttttgaagggagaaaaaaaaaaaaaaaaaaaaaaaaaaaagagccagttAGCACTCTGTAGAGTCGTGTCCACAGTATTCTGCGTAACTGCATGTCAGTTATTTGGACTTTTAATATGCCAGTAATTTCTGTATTCCCAGAAAACCCATaggaattcatttttcttcagagcagtCTCTGGCAGTTATCACCCTTTAGACATTGCCAACACCGTGCAAGCAGTTAACTTAAACCTAAGTAGTTCTGCAGTAGGCTTTATCTTATCACAGCAGTCATTTCTTCACATACTGTGCTGAtgtgattatatttttattacatgtaTTTAAAGGCATCTAGCTCCTAACCTATTAAAAAGGaatatgttttttcctctctgatatAAAGTATTCCAAGGGAGAATTTTTCAGAAGTGCACCTGAAAATCTGCTCTGCTTAGAAGTCATTTCGATGATTACTGTGGGTTTCCTTTTTCAATGACACCTCAGCTGAAGTTAAGGCTTGCTCCCTTTGGAGCAGGTAAAATTAACCCCGTTGTTGGGCTTGCTTTCTTCAACCACTACCTTCAGACAAGTGGGCTGAAACATCCATCTTCTCCGTAGTGAGAAAAGACAAGCTGCTTTCCCTCCTTGCTGACTGTGTGGGTGAGAGAAGACTAAACACAGGCGAAGGGATGAAGAATGGCATGGTGGCAAGaggcttctgctttttccttctctcctgctgcCAGGTAATCTACCAGCATTCCCAGACTTTGAGTGTTTGTTCTGAACTCCATTCCTCATGAAAtatgcagagcagtgctggcctgcagtgtttttcttaaGGCAACTATCACTTTTAGCCATGCCATGGTTGTGTTAGTCATGAATAGTTTTCCCAAACTTAACTTACTGAGTTAGTCAAGTGGGAGAGACAGCCTGACACTTAGTTATAGTCCTGGAGTGGGAGCCAGAGGGGAAAATTCCAGTTACATTGGTGTATCATGGAGCTTGTCTCACTGCATTAAGCAACCAGTATACTAACAACAACGAGAGCAGGCTGCACACAGTGTACGGGACCTATCTAGTGTTATTCTCATCCAGCAACTGAGAAT
This Oxyura jamaicensis isolate SHBP4307 breed ruddy duck chromosome 6, BPBGC_Ojam_1.0, whole genome shotgun sequence DNA region includes the following protein-coding sequences:
- the NSMCE4A gene encoding non-structural maintenance of chromosomes element 4 homolog A; amino-acid sequence: MSEAGGSGELPSRRSSGSGSSRLSLPPDSHNGSASQRRQRRLSGGLGWPPAVGEDEEEEEEEGGEGLRESEGREDERSRRMIRNQYRELICSVQQNREDMLSSKSNRLTEALEEANKLFSGVSCAREAALDAQFLVLASNLGKEKANELRSEMTTFDSLTFAEDLLTFMGINRIEVDGNDSDTENISAGYLPSNAWHKLGEEAEKYFRRAPSFHYMLGSFKSDPPVPRQRIERQKKAAGGELKRAMPAQLKKMEESHQEATEKEVERILGLLQTHFKNDPCTPIFFFDLVIDPNSFARTVENIFHVSFIIRDGLARLKLDDDKLPVIEPIKENEGRKDDDHSNRARNQVVISLSRQEWKDIVETFEITEPMISPPAYSNEDEMEIA